Proteins from one Salinispora arenicola genomic window:
- a CDS encoding ATP-binding cassette domain-containing protein, with the protein MTTALLRLAAVSHSYGARRAVDEVSVELRPGARHAIIGPNGAGKSTLLHLVAGTLRPTSGRIHFAGEDVHRWPAHRRARAGIARTWQHPALAGPLTAIQNVLFAVPGQRLSALRTRPSAVTAAHTALDQVGLTAHADQPAARLAYGDQRRLEIAVALAAQPRLLLLDEPTAGLATDEVSGLAQLIRALSGEITVLLVDHNLDFVAAVADTVTVLHHGQHVATGAPTAIREHPDVRRVYLGVDTSTGPASGGVPDNSTTTTVVGTPVLRVRNLRAGYTGAPMLTDITLDVRAGRVTAVVGRNGAGKSTLLNAIAGLHPTEPGTDVLLHGQSLTGCDARRRAHAGLGIVPQGRRLFAGLTVDEHLTLPRPRSTRSGAVDARHVLDLFPALAQRRRHRPHQLSGGEQQMLALARALLTNPDVLLLDEPSEGLAPAVVGQLATMVTGLAAAGTAVLLAEQNLALACQVAHDIAVLDRARIVRHVATADIREYPTELHDLLTVPTAAPTR; encoded by the coding sequence GTGACCACCGCGCTACTACGCCTCGCGGCCGTCAGCCACTCCTACGGCGCCCGTCGAGCAGTCGACGAGGTCAGCGTTGAGCTCCGCCCGGGGGCCCGGCACGCGATCATCGGCCCGAACGGTGCCGGCAAGTCCACCCTGCTGCACCTCGTTGCTGGCACCCTGCGCCCCACCTCGGGCCGGATCCACTTCGCCGGCGAGGACGTTCATCGTTGGCCCGCCCACCGCCGTGCCCGCGCTGGTATTGCCCGCACCTGGCAGCATCCCGCGCTCGCCGGTCCACTCACCGCCATACAGAATGTACTGTTCGCCGTCCCCGGGCAGCGCCTTTCGGCGTTACGGACGCGGCCGTCCGCGGTGACGGCCGCCCACACCGCGCTGGACCAGGTCGGCCTCACCGCGCACGCCGACCAGCCTGCCGCACGGCTTGCCTACGGCGACCAGCGCCGCCTCGAGATCGCTGTCGCCCTCGCCGCTCAGCCTCGGCTGCTGCTGCTCGACGAGCCCACCGCCGGCCTCGCCACCGATGAGGTCAGCGGGCTGGCCCAGCTGATCCGTGCGCTGTCCGGCGAGATCACCGTGCTGCTGGTCGATCACAACCTCGACTTCGTCGCCGCCGTGGCTGACACCGTGACGGTCCTGCACCATGGTCAGCACGTCGCCACCGGGGCTCCCACCGCGATTCGTGAGCACCCCGACGTGCGACGTGTGTACCTCGGCGTGGACACCTCCACCGGCCCTGCGTCGGGCGGCGTCCCGGACAACTCGACCACCACCACCGTGGTGGGCACACCCGTCCTCCGTGTGCGCAACCTGCGTGCGGGCTACACCGGTGCGCCCATGCTCACCGATATCACCCTCGACGTGCGAGCCGGGCGAGTGACCGCAGTCGTCGGTCGCAACGGTGCGGGCAAGTCCACCCTGCTCAACGCCATCGCCGGTCTGCACCCCACCGAACCTGGCACCGATGTCCTCCTGCATGGGCAGTCCTTGACCGGGTGTGACGCCCGCCGCCGCGCCCACGCCGGCCTCGGCATCGTCCCGCAGGGGCGCCGCCTGTTCGCCGGACTCACCGTCGACGAACACCTCACCCTGCCTCGACCGCGCTCGACCCGGTCCGGGGCGGTTGATGCCCGTCACGTCCTCGACCTGTTCCCCGCGCTGGCGCAGCGGCGCCGTCATCGCCCGCACCAGCTCTCCGGGGGAGAGCAGCAGATGCTCGCCCTGGCCCGTGCGTTGCTTACCAACCCCGATGTGCTGCTGCTCGACGAGCCCTCCGAAGGGCTCGCCCCCGCCGTCGTCGGCCAGCTCGCAACGATGGTCACCGGCCTCGCCGCCGCCGGTACCGCTGTTTTGCTCGCGGAGCAGAACCTTGCCCTGGCCTGCCAGGTCGCACACGACATCGCGGTCTTGGACCGCGCCCGAATCGTCCGCCACGTCGCAACGGCCGACATCCGTGAGTACCCCACCGAGCTGCATGACCTGCTCACCGTTCCGACCGCCGCCCCGACCCGATGA
- a CDS encoding branched-chain amino acid ABC transporter permease has product MSTTLTPAATGTPGRGPLRPPSWGMPTLGSLGLAAAVALPWLVNGYVIALAATALVMAVLAMSAQLLVGWAGLSPLGQAAYLLVGAYTAASVATVTSLGPVQLLAATAAGAIAAVLTGWLAVRARGITFLMVTFGLGELVHAAANQWAPGGSEGIHIAPVVALPGLPAMVRPGWVYLYVLACTLVVGAAVAVLVRTRFALLLRGIAAHEPRVQAAGHHTGRLLLAAYTIAGGIAGASGALVIAVTRYVSPADAAMGVSALALAAALIGSGSMTGACAGAFLLVAARDWASGLLGGHGPTLLGLCFLLLAYLPRRRLAGLTLRLSGRRT; this is encoded by the coding sequence GTGAGCACCACTCTGACTCCCGCGGCTACTGGCACCCCGGGGCGCGGGCCGCTTCGGCCGCCCTCCTGGGGTATGCCCACCCTCGGTTCCCTGGGCCTGGCGGCGGCCGTGGCGTTGCCGTGGCTGGTCAACGGGTACGTGATCGCACTCGCCGCGACCGCACTGGTCATGGCCGTACTCGCGATGAGTGCCCAGCTGCTGGTGGGTTGGGCTGGACTGTCGCCGTTGGGGCAGGCCGCCTATCTGCTCGTCGGCGCCTATACCGCCGCGAGTGTCGCGACGGTGACCAGCCTTGGCCCGGTCCAACTGCTCGCGGCCACCGCGGCCGGGGCGATCGCCGCCGTGCTCACCGGCTGGCTCGCCGTGCGGGCCCGGGGCATCACCTTCCTTATGGTGACCTTTGGCCTGGGCGAGCTTGTCCACGCTGCCGCCAACCAGTGGGCCCCCGGGGGCAGCGAGGGTATCCACATCGCGCCCGTCGTCGCACTGCCCGGCCTGCCGGCGATGGTCCGGCCGGGCTGGGTGTACCTGTACGTGCTGGCCTGCACTCTGGTCGTCGGTGCCGCCGTGGCGGTCCTCGTCAGGACCCGGTTCGCTCTGCTCCTGCGCGGTATCGCCGCCCACGAACCCCGGGTGCAGGCGGCGGGGCACCACACCGGTCGTCTACTGCTCGCCGCCTACACGATCGCCGGGGGCATCGCTGGCGCGTCCGGTGCGTTGGTCATCGCGGTGACCCGCTACGTCTCACCCGCTGACGCCGCGATGGGCGTCTCCGCCCTCGCGTTGGCCGCTGCGCTCATCGGATCGGGCAGCATGACCGGTGCCTGTGCCGGAGCGTTCCTCCTCGTCGCGGCCCGGGACTGGGCCAGCGGGCTGCTCGGCGGCCACGGCCCCACCCTGCTCGGTCTGTGCTTCCTGCTGCTGGCCTACCTTCCCCGGCGGCGCCTGGCCGGCCTCACCCTCCGACTCTCCGGGAGGCGGACGTGA
- a CDS encoding branched-chain amino acid ABC transporter permease, whose product MGLNVLVGPYTITALDGVAYGLLLFTIAAGLTLIVGVAGVFSLAHGTLYLAGAYLAWHLADGGWGGLALALAVAVVLGTLGGVGLAVVVRPLVDRPLDQVLATLGIAYIAADQFSRVFGAEPRSVDPPRAVAGSVSLGDYQYPIYRLLFIAIGLVVVVGLFWLVERSRAGAIVRAVVADPGMAAATGLRTGAVRAGVLVGGAVLAVTAGVLGAPVIGPSPGVDTTVLVYSLIVCVVGGLGSIRGALLAALGVGQTLTLGVAIAPGAAAFILAAAMLAALTVRQRTTIPGQPA is encoded by the coding sequence GTGGGCCTGAACGTGCTGGTCGGCCCCTACACGATCACCGCGTTGGACGGTGTCGCGTACGGGCTGCTGCTGTTCACCATCGCCGCGGGCCTCACGCTGATCGTCGGCGTGGCCGGGGTGTTCTCGTTGGCCCACGGCACCCTCTACCTTGCCGGTGCCTACCTCGCCTGGCACCTTGCCGACGGCGGCTGGGGTGGCCTCGCCCTCGCGCTGGCCGTCGCCGTGGTGTTGGGCACCCTCGGCGGGGTGGGTCTCGCCGTCGTGGTGCGCCCCCTCGTCGATCGGCCGCTGGATCAGGTACTGGCCACCCTCGGCATCGCCTACATCGCCGCCGACCAGTTCAGCAGGGTGTTCGGCGCCGAACCGCGCTCGGTCGACCCGCCCCGGGCTGTCGCCGGCTCGGTGAGCCTGGGCGACTACCAGTACCCGATCTACCGGCTGCTGTTCATTGCGATCGGCCTCGTGGTGGTGGTGGGACTGTTCTGGCTCGTCGAACGCTCCCGTGCCGGGGCGATCGTACGCGCGGTGGTCGCCGATCCGGGTATGGCCGCCGCCACCGGGCTGCGTACGGGTGCCGTGCGTGCTGGCGTGTTGGTCGGCGGGGCAGTCCTCGCCGTGACCGCCGGGGTGCTGGGTGCACCGGTTATCGGGCCGTCTCCCGGGGTGGACACCACCGTACTGGTGTACTCGCTGATCGTCTGTGTCGTCGGTGGCCTCGGTAGCATTCGGGGCGCCCTGCTCGCCGCGCTCGGCGTTGGACAGACCCTCACCCTCGGCGTCGCGATCGCCCCTGGCGCCGCCGCATTCATCCTCGCCGCGGCCATGCTCGCCGCGCTCACCGTCCGGCAGCGCACTACGATCCCGGGACAGCCCGCGTGA
- a CDS encoding class I SAM-dependent methyltransferase, whose product MTATTGYMFDNATDEAANQLRFLGEILDSGTRRILTDAGLQPGWNVTDIGAGAGTLTTWLSDQVAPDGHVTAVDLDPRHIPAGPNVTVRTGDVRTLALDGSQQAVVARLVLMHLPEREQVLAQLAQALAPGGVVVVADWDCTWRDMVRRSPSPRATELFERFQDALMSFGESRGADMGWAKRAPEAMMSIGLADVESHIESRSWRGGTGICLLHRSNSIQRESELLGVGMSREELAELRQVLMDPDLVLSGYLMHTTVGRRPSPA is encoded by the coding sequence ATGACCGCGACCACCGGGTACATGTTTGACAACGCCACCGACGAAGCCGCCAACCAGTTGCGGTTCCTCGGCGAGATCCTCGACTCCGGTACCCGCCGGATCCTGACCGACGCCGGCTTGCAGCCGGGCTGGAACGTCACCGACATCGGTGCGGGGGCGGGCACGCTGACCACCTGGCTCTCCGACCAGGTCGCTCCGGACGGGCACGTCACCGCGGTGGACCTGGACCCCCGACATATCCCGGCCGGCCCCAACGTGACCGTGCGGACCGGGGACGTCCGGACCTTGGCGCTGGACGGGTCGCAGCAGGCCGTGGTGGCGCGGCTGGTGCTGATGCACCTGCCCGAACGGGAGCAGGTCCTGGCTCAGCTGGCGCAGGCACTCGCCCCGGGTGGGGTGGTCGTGGTGGCGGACTGGGACTGCACGTGGCGGGACATGGTCCGCCGCAGCCCCAGCCCCCGCGCCACCGAGCTGTTCGAGAGGTTCCAGGACGCCCTGATGTCCTTCGGTGAGTCACGTGGGGCGGACATGGGCTGGGCCAAGCGCGCGCCGGAGGCGATGATGAGCATCGGCCTGGCGGACGTCGAAAGCCACATCGAGTCGCGTTCGTGGCGTGGCGGCACCGGCATCTGCCTGCTGCACCGGTCCAACTCGATCCAGCGCGAGTCCGAGCTACTCGGCGTCGGCATGTCCCGGGAGGAACTGGCCGAACTGCGGCAGGTGCTGATGGACCCGGATCTGGTTCTGTCGGGATATCTGATGCACACCACCGTCGGTCGCCGCCCCAGCCCGGCCTGA
- a CDS encoding ABC transporter substrate-binding protein, with the protein MTPQQTTGRSRWRLVIAAALLMAVTACTGSSLGGSDNSGEEISIGLIVPKSGPYKAIGDDQAAGWRLALEKLGGELGGRPVRVIEADEGDGKATALASARKLIEQDKVLALVGGATADTVQTVYPLLKESGVPLIGIGGRPSTVDDPTYLWSTSWLSQETGASIADYLRQEVGEGRVWVIGPDYIGGHDQIGGFVDAFRRAGGKLANPGEEPTWTPWAPAPTTEFSPYLTKIKDSGAAAVYTFYAGTSAVEFVKQYRQYGITTPLYASGFLTEGPSLTALGEQAKGIYTALNYSTTLDNAANRDFVRRFAAANDGKLPNLYHVCAWDAALVLDKAIAEALAHPNAPAATSDGQSAPAAESGELTSQSLTAALSRVGSIDSPRGAWQFGPVNHTPVQAYYLREVAQDGQVWVNRTVQTLTTLGS; encoded by the coding sequence GTGACTCCCCAACAGACCACGGGTCGGTCTCGGTGGCGACTGGTGATCGCCGCCGCTCTGCTGATGGCCGTCACCGCATGCACCGGGTCCAGCCTCGGCGGCTCGGACAACAGCGGTGAGGAGATCAGCATCGGTCTGATCGTGCCGAAGTCCGGCCCCTACAAGGCGATCGGCGACGACCAGGCCGCCGGGTGGCGGCTGGCGCTGGAAAAGCTGGGTGGTGAGCTGGGCGGTCGGCCGGTGCGGGTGATCGAGGCCGACGAGGGCGACGGTAAGGCCACCGCCCTCGCGTCGGCGCGCAAACTGATCGAGCAGGACAAGGTCCTCGCCCTGGTGGGCGGGGCGACCGCGGACACGGTGCAGACGGTGTACCCGCTGTTGAAGGAGTCCGGGGTACCCCTGATCGGCATCGGCGGACGGCCGTCGACCGTGGATGACCCGACCTACCTGTGGTCGACGTCGTGGTTGAGTCAGGAGACCGGTGCGTCGATCGCTGACTATCTGCGTCAGGAGGTGGGCGAGGGCCGGGTGTGGGTCATCGGCCCGGACTACATCGGGGGGCACGACCAGATCGGCGGGTTTGTCGACGCGTTCCGGAGAGCCGGCGGAAAGCTCGCCAACCCGGGTGAGGAGCCGACGTGGACGCCGTGGGCGCCAGCCCCGACAACCGAGTTCTCTCCGTACCTGACGAAGATCAAGGATTCTGGTGCGGCCGCAGTTTACACCTTCTACGCCGGCACCAGCGCCGTCGAGTTCGTCAAGCAGTACCGGCAGTACGGCATCACCACGCCGCTGTACGCTTCGGGCTTTCTTACCGAAGGCCCCTCGTTGACGGCGCTCGGCGAACAGGCCAAGGGCATCTATACGGCGTTGAACTACTCCACCACCCTGGATAACGCCGCGAACCGGGACTTTGTACGTCGATTCGCGGCGGCCAACGATGGAAAGCTGCCCAATCTCTACCACGTGTGCGCGTGGGACGCAGCGCTCGTACTGGACAAGGCCATCGCCGAAGCGCTCGCCCACCCGAACGCGCCGGCGGCTACGTCGGACGGCCAGTCCGCCCCGGCCGCGGAGAGCGGTGAGCTGACCTCGCAGTCGCTGACGGCGGCGTTGTCGCGGGTCGGGTCGATCGACTCACCCCGGGGGGCCTGGCAGTTCGGGCCGGTGAACCATACCCCGGTGCAGGCCTACTACCTGCGCGAGGTCGCCCAGGACGGACAGGTGTGGGTCAACCGCACCGTGCAGACACTGACCACTCTCGGCTCCTGA
- a CDS encoding roadblock/LC7 domain-containing protein, whose amino-acid sequence MPRDPQLSTVLNGLAKQIPAVAHVVAVSADGLLLASTEGLEEDRGDHLAAIVSGLVSLARGATDLLETGGVQFQLLMMRDGILVVQQVPDGSSLAALAGTGCDPSLVAYELAALAARIGEQVKPGPRVAG is encoded by the coding sequence ATGCCTCGAGATCCACAGCTGTCGACAGTGCTCAACGGTTTGGCCAAGCAGATCCCAGCCGTGGCGCACGTGGTCGCGGTTTCTGCCGATGGTCTGCTTCTGGCCAGCACCGAAGGTCTGGAGGAGGACCGGGGCGACCACCTCGCCGCGATCGTCTCCGGTCTGGTCAGCCTGGCCCGAGGTGCGACCGACCTGCTGGAGACCGGCGGTGTGCAGTTCCAGTTGCTGATGATGCGTGACGGAATCCTCGTCGTGCAGCAGGTGCCCGACGGGTCCTCGCTGGCGGCCCTGGCCGGCACCGGCTGCGATCCGTCTCTGGTCGCCTACGAGTTGGCAGCGCTCGCGGCGCGAATCGGTGAGCAGGTCAAGCCGGGGCCGCGCGTGGCTGGCTGA
- a CDS encoding sensor histidine kinase has product MVGLDRTTRQGSAVGARRLADMPVRVKAALIVVPTALAAVLSTGFGLWSSIGEAGAAQRSGNMFSASVAAAELTQRLQVERIAAVGLLLPGTKVTAADFERAVQETDRAVARFHQQRDQLDDLPASVRAVLTRVGAGLVDVGAQRQRVRGDGLVSLSAVAFGYRGVVADLDDLLPAMAQSGVTPLLADEMRASAALSRAREAVGQHQVAVLQAVAAQRLTPALHAEVVAARASQDEALREFAVLARSSWQSLLGRTMTGPDVLAAVRFDGVVSGTGVYEPVRLPGGAEQWSRVMTARTDLLAQVQAVVNRDIGATADDLWMEQVRAAVVQAVVLTVMLALAVLTALRVARSLVAQLSLLEQGARRVADVELPGLVGRLRAATDPAAAQRLAEDSGTVSVPVVGRDEVGRVAHAFNLVLRSAVDATADQARGRALVSAMITSIGRRVQALTEQLLGSIDNLERDEEDPDRLARVFAADQQATRLRRYGTNLLIVAGGGPGQSRRQPVELGDLVNAALSETEGFARVTVDRLVEVEIDSRAADGVKSILAELLDNATRFSADPVRVSAVWSGRDVQILVADTGIGLRPEQLERANQLLTNPEVDVAITDQMGLVVISRLAHEFGVRTCLHRNEPAGVTAEVTVPAEYVTRVRVREIIAVPSQVQRWTRPASSPPAELPPGPTPSAASSTPGVGWTGPTRPSPTVVPSPGADATVELPRVPSARRALPSPAAQTGSPENREGAARSPRLWPQGSDDGGPRTAADAGWQDPVVAGELTADGLTASGLPRRRRQAQVAGALPSQSTDSEYTASIDPEAIRAQVAGTMRGLRAASVTPPLSTGER; this is encoded by the coding sequence ATGGTGGGCTTGGACAGGACCACGAGGCAGGGCTCCGCAGTGGGAGCACGACGGTTGGCGGACATGCCAGTCCGGGTCAAGGCGGCGCTGATTGTGGTGCCGACAGCACTGGCAGCGGTGCTTTCGACGGGGTTCGGGCTCTGGTCCTCGATCGGAGAGGCTGGGGCTGCGCAACGCTCCGGGAATATGTTCAGTGCGAGCGTCGCTGCCGCCGAGCTGACCCAGCGGTTGCAGGTCGAGCGCATCGCCGCCGTGGGCCTGTTGCTACCGGGCACGAAGGTCACCGCTGCGGACTTCGAGCGCGCGGTCCAGGAGACGGACCGGGCGGTAGCGCGGTTTCACCAGCAGCGTGACCAGCTCGACGACCTGCCGGCATCCGTACGTGCGGTGCTGACCAGGGTGGGCGCGGGCCTGGTGGACGTGGGAGCGCAACGGCAGCGGGTGCGTGGCGACGGGCTGGTGTCGCTGTCCGCGGTTGCTTTCGGCTATCGAGGGGTTGTCGCCGACCTGGACGATCTGCTGCCCGCGATGGCGCAAAGCGGGGTCACCCCGCTGCTCGCGGACGAGATGCGAGCGTCGGCGGCGTTGTCCCGGGCCCGTGAGGCGGTCGGCCAGCATCAGGTGGCGGTGTTGCAGGCGGTGGCGGCACAACGGCTGACGCCGGCGCTGCACGCTGAGGTCGTTGCCGCGCGGGCGAGTCAGGACGAGGCACTGCGCGAGTTCGCTGTCCTGGCGCGGTCATCGTGGCAGTCGCTACTGGGTCGGACGATGACCGGCCCGGACGTGCTGGCAGCGGTGCGATTTGACGGGGTGGTGTCGGGTACCGGGGTGTACGAGCCGGTACGGCTGCCGGGCGGTGCCGAGCAGTGGAGCCGGGTGATGACCGCTCGGACGGACCTGCTGGCTCAGGTGCAGGCGGTGGTGAATCGCGACATCGGAGCTACCGCCGACGACTTGTGGATGGAACAGGTTCGGGCGGCGGTGGTGCAGGCCGTGGTGCTGACGGTGATGCTGGCCCTCGCCGTGCTCACGGCGTTGCGGGTGGCACGATCACTGGTCGCTCAACTCTCCCTGTTGGAGCAGGGCGCGCGACGGGTTGCGGACGTGGAACTGCCGGGGTTGGTCGGGCGGCTGCGAGCGGCTACGGACCCTGCGGCGGCACAGCGGTTGGCCGAGGATTCTGGCACGGTCTCCGTACCGGTTGTGGGCCGGGACGAGGTGGGCCGGGTCGCCCATGCGTTCAACCTGGTGTTGCGCTCGGCGGTGGACGCGACAGCGGATCAGGCGCGTGGACGTGCGCTGGTGAGCGCCATGATCACATCGATCGGGCGTCGAGTGCAGGCACTGACCGAGCAACTACTGGGCAGCATCGACAATCTTGAGCGTGATGAGGAGGACCCGGACCGGCTGGCCCGAGTCTTTGCCGCTGACCAGCAGGCCACTCGCCTACGGCGGTACGGCACGAACCTGTTGATCGTGGCCGGCGGCGGCCCGGGGCAATCGCGGCGTCAGCCAGTCGAACTCGGAGACCTGGTGAACGCGGCGTTGTCGGAAACCGAGGGCTTTGCACGGGTCACCGTGGACCGGCTGGTTGAGGTCGAGATCGACTCCCGCGCGGCTGACGGGGTCAAGTCGATCCTCGCGGAGTTGTTGGACAACGCGACCCGGTTCTCCGCGGACCCGGTTCGGGTCTCCGCAGTGTGGTCTGGCCGGGACGTGCAGATCCTGGTCGCGGATACCGGGATCGGGCTGCGCCCTGAGCAGTTGGAGCGGGCCAACCAGCTACTGACGAATCCGGAGGTGGACGTCGCGATCACCGACCAGATGGGCCTGGTCGTGATTTCCCGCCTGGCGCACGAGTTCGGGGTACGTACCTGCCTGCACAGGAACGAGCCCGCCGGTGTCACCGCCGAGGTGACCGTACCGGCCGAATACGTGACCCGCGTGCGCGTGCGGGAGATTATTGCCGTGCCCAGCCAGGTCCAACGCTGGACCCGGCCGGCTTCGTCGCCGCCGGCGGAACTACCGCCTGGGCCGACACCGTCCGCTGCTTCGTCGACGCCGGGCGTCGGCTGGACCGGCCCGACCCGCCCGTCTCCGACGGTGGTGCCATCGCCGGGGGCGGACGCGACGGTTGAGTTGCCACGTGTGCCCTCCGCGCGACGCGCGCTCCCGTCGCCCGCGGCCCAGACCGGTTCGCCGGAAAATCGTGAGGGCGCGGCCCGGTCGCCGCGGTTGTGGCCGCAGGGCAGTGACGACGGAGGGCCCCGAACCGCAGCCGACGCCGGATGGCAGGACCCAGTGGTCGCCGGGGAATTGACCGCTGACGGGCTTACGGCCTCCGGGCTACCTCGGCGTCGTCGGCAGGCGCAGGTGGCAGGTGCCCTGCCGAGTCAGTCCACCGACTCCGAGTACACCGCGTCGATTGATCCTGAGGCGATCAGAGCGCAGGTAGCCGGCACAATGCGCGGTCTGCGGGCCGCATCTGTCACCCCTCCCCTCTCGACAGGAGAACGCTGA
- a CDS encoding DUF4190 domain-containing protein: MNPVPGHPPYPPYPPYAYPAPFNTYAILALVFGAMVFPPLGIYFGSKAKGQIAQTGERGVELATAGVVVGWIFTALYGVVFLAWCGMAAVMLGSAPGVQP, encoded by the coding sequence ATGAACCCGGTGCCGGGCCACCCGCCGTATCCGCCCTATCCGCCCTATGCGTACCCAGCGCCATTCAACACTTATGCGATCCTCGCGCTGGTCTTTGGCGCGATGGTGTTCCCCCCGTTGGGCATCTACTTTGGCAGTAAGGCCAAGGGCCAGATCGCCCAGACCGGCGAACGCGGGGTTGAGCTGGCCACCGCCGGTGTCGTGGTTGGTTGGATCTTCACCGCCCTCTACGGAGTGGTCTTCCTCGCCTGGTGTGGCATGGCTGCGGTCATGCTCGGCTCCGCGCCAGGGGTGCAACCCTGA
- a CDS encoding HD domain-containing protein produces MNDDHDADAAMSFIFEAGVLKRAARTGWWFVTQPESIADHSFRTALIGMMLAAMEGADPARVSMLCVLHDTQETRITDIPHIAKRYLTTAPNTTVTADQVAACPPAVADLITAAVTEYEAGETPEAIVARDADKLECLVQAVEYRHQGINNVQRWIDSSRTALKTTSAHRLADAALNGQPLAWLTPPPPPE; encoded by the coding sequence ATGAACGACGACCACGACGCCGACGCAGCCATGAGCTTCATCTTCGAAGCCGGCGTCCTTAAACGCGCCGCCCGCACCGGCTGGTGGTTCGTCACACAGCCCGAATCCATCGCCGACCACTCGTTCCGCACTGCACTGATCGGAATGATGCTCGCTGCCATGGAAGGCGCCGACCCGGCCCGGGTGTCGATGCTGTGCGTCCTGCACGACACCCAGGAAACCCGGATCACCGACATCCCACACATCGCCAAGCGCTACCTGACCACGGCACCCAACACCACCGTCACCGCCGACCAGGTCGCCGCCTGCCCACCAGCCGTCGCCGACCTCATCACCGCCGCCGTCACCGAGTACGAAGCGGGCGAGACACCAGAGGCCATCGTCGCCCGCGACGCCGACAAACTGGAATGCCTCGTCCAAGCCGTCGAATACCGCCACCAGGGCATCAACAACGTCCAGCGCTGGATCGACAGCTCACGCACGGCACTCAAAACCACCAGCGCCCACCGCCTCGCCGATGCCGCCCTCAACGGACAACCCCTCGCCTGGCTCACCCCTCCCCCACCACCGGAGTAA
- the sepX gene encoding divisome protein SepX/GlpR, whose protein sequence is MRVPTSVLLAVLAAAGLLALAPALVRRYDATERLAAERAKSTARVLQRRRRRRTVPGRRPLNPPRSLVVTLSEGGSSAGAVAPVAEPPAPKSRRSDRLRAVPANASRRRRTGGRPVDSPRRPPPRRRPHAPAVYRRRRVLAALFLLNAVELVGVLFVGPGFWIGFAVTGTLLVVYVIYLRSRALADQRRRRARAREAAWLAVRQAEVRREQARRAAARREAQRRLAAQRESVRRTAMGLDRPADLPAAANGGTVSYRRAGGLRGRPYQSGRGTHSA, encoded by the coding sequence GTGAGGGTGCCGACCTCGGTGCTCCTCGCCGTCCTCGCCGCTGCCGGCCTGCTCGCCCTGGCACCGGCCCTGGTCCGCCGGTACGACGCGACCGAGCGGCTGGCGGCGGAGCGGGCGAAGTCGACGGCGCGGGTGCTCCAGCGCCGTCGGCGGCGACGCACTGTCCCAGGTCGCCGGCCACTGAATCCGCCGCGCTCGCTCGTGGTCACCTTGAGCGAAGGCGGATCGTCCGCCGGCGCTGTCGCCCCTGTCGCCGAGCCGCCGGCCCCGAAGTCCCGCCGATCGGACCGACTCCGTGCGGTTCCGGCGAACGCCAGCCGGCGACGCCGGACAGGTGGACGCCCGGTCGACAGCCCTCGCCGCCCCCCGCCGCGCCGCCGCCCACATGCCCCAGCCGTCTACCGGCGGCGTCGGGTGCTCGCCGCCCTGTTCCTGCTCAACGCCGTTGAACTGGTCGGTGTGCTGTTCGTCGGCCCCGGATTCTGGATCGGCTTCGCGGTCACCGGCACCCTGCTGGTGGTGTACGTCATATACCTGCGGTCCCGTGCCCTCGCCGACCAACGTCGCCGGCGTGCCCGAGCCCGCGAGGCTGCCTGGCTCGCCGTGCGCCAAGCCGAGGTGCGGCGTGAACAGGCCCGCCGGGCAGCGGCCCGCCGCGAAGCGCAGCGCCGCCTGGCGGCCCAGCGGGAGTCGGTACGCCGTACCGCGATGGGCCTGGACCGGCCGGCGGACCTGCCTGCGGCGGCGAACGGCGGAACGGTCTCCTATCGTCGTGCGGGCGGCCTCCGCGGGCGTCCGTACCAGTCCGGCCGCGGCACCCACTCGGCCTGA